One genomic segment of Paraburkholderia caffeinilytica includes these proteins:
- a CDS encoding DUF1269 domain-containing protein, whose amino-acid sequence MRRIYFLLPNVHSAHTITNELLLLRVEWRHIHVIANHTVPLKDLPEATLAQRSDLLPALARGVAMGGLTGTLAGLAALAFPPAGLTIAGGAVVAITLCGAGFGAWAATMIGVDVPNTRLNRFEQAIEKGELLMMVDVVKDRVEEIEEVIKLHHAEADIQGTDPTIPAFP is encoded by the coding sequence ATGAGACGTATCTATTTTCTATTGCCGAATGTGCATAGCGCGCACACGATTACTAACGAACTTCTGCTATTGCGGGTCGAGTGGCGACATATCCATGTGATCGCCAATCACACTGTGCCGCTCAAGGATTTGCCAGAAGCCACGCTGGCGCAACGCAGCGATCTGTTGCCTGCTCTCGCGAGAGGGGTGGCAATGGGCGGTCTCACGGGGACGCTGGCTGGACTTGCCGCACTGGCGTTCCCGCCGGCCGGCCTGACGATTGCAGGCGGCGCGGTCGTGGCGATCACGCTATGCGGCGCCGGCTTCGGTGCATGGGCGGCGACGATGATCGGTGTCGATGTACCGAATACGCGGCTCAATCGCTTTGAACAGGCTATAGAAAAAGGCGAACTGCTGATGATGGTCGATGTCGTGAAAGATCGCGTCGAAGAAATCGAGGAAGTGATCAAGCTGCATCACGCCGAGGCCGACATCCAGGGAACGGACCCGACGATTCCGGCGTTTCCGTGA
- a CDS encoding MarR family winged helix-turn-helix transcriptional regulator — protein MKTLKRQQELEQAVPFLLTRAVSRMGNAFAKALKPFDLNLSEWRVCLSLLYVPHQTVSELSLHATSDISALSRIIDRLESQELVKRERSATDGRSIRIALTKKGEDLASRIIPVGKQHESVLLSGFTANDVQALRSMLLKLYENAGALDDLP, from the coding sequence ATGAAGACACTCAAGCGACAGCAAGAACTCGAACAGGCAGTTCCCTTCCTGCTGACACGTGCTGTGAGCAGGATGGGAAACGCGTTCGCGAAGGCACTGAAACCGTTTGACCTGAACCTCAGCGAGTGGCGAGTCTGTCTCTCGTTGCTTTACGTGCCGCACCAGACCGTATCGGAACTGTCGCTGCATGCGACATCGGATATTTCCGCCCTGTCGCGGATCATCGATCGTCTTGAAAGTCAGGAGCTGGTCAAGCGTGAGAGGAGTGCGACGGATGGCCGATCAATCAGGATTGCCCTGACAAAGAAGGGGGAGGATCTTGCTTCGCGCATCATTCCCGTCGGCAAGCAACATGAGTCGGTTCTCCTCTCCGGTTTCACGGCAAACGACGTTCAGGCGCTTCGCTCCATGCTGCTCAAGTTGTATGAGAATGCGGGGGCGCTTGACGACCTGCCTTAG
- a CDS encoding amidohydrolase family protein codes for MRNKIALEEHFAIDLTIGQSQGYAPPHLWDILKSNLMDIEQQRLERMEAGGTEYSILSLNSPGTQGIPDAKQAIDVARRANDVLAEHVSRHPTRLGGFAALPMQDPEAAARELERTVKDLGFHGFMVNGFSQVRDEDNVVYYDAPQYTDFWASAAALGKPFYMHPRDPLPSREPIYDGFPWLTAATWAFAVETSIHALRLMTSGLFDRNPGLQMILGHLGEGIPFNVWRVDHILQKAPRGVPCKRSVGEYLRENVYVTTSGNFRTQTLLSTMLEMGSDRIMYSVDYPFETHDEASTWFDTCSISETDRVKIGRENARRLFGLE; via the coding sequence ATGAGAAACAAGATTGCACTTGAAGAGCACTTTGCGATAGACCTCACCATCGGGCAGTCGCAAGGTTATGCCCCGCCTCACCTTTGGGACATTCTGAAGTCGAACCTGATGGACATCGAGCAGCAGAGACTCGAACGGATGGAGGCGGGCGGAACAGAGTATTCGATCCTGTCGCTCAACTCGCCGGGCACCCAGGGCATCCCGGACGCCAAACAGGCGATCGATGTCGCGCGGCGGGCCAATGATGTTCTCGCCGAACATGTTTCCCGGCATCCCACTCGCCTGGGCGGGTTCGCCGCGTTGCCGATGCAGGACCCCGAAGCAGCGGCGCGTGAGCTCGAACGAACCGTGAAGGATCTGGGATTTCACGGCTTCATGGTGAATGGCTTTTCCCAGGTGCGCGATGAGGATAATGTCGTCTACTACGACGCCCCGCAGTACACCGATTTCTGGGCGAGCGCAGCGGCGCTCGGCAAGCCTTTCTACATGCATCCCCGCGATCCGTTGCCGTCCCGTGAACCGATCTACGACGGGTTTCCGTGGCTGACCGCTGCGACCTGGGCGTTCGCGGTTGAAACGAGTATTCACGCACTGAGGTTGATGACGTCAGGTTTGTTCGACCGCAATCCCGGGTTGCAGATGATTCTCGGCCATCTGGGTGAAGGCATTCCCTTCAACGTCTGGCGCGTCGACCACATTCTCCAGAAGGCGCCGCGAGGCGTGCCCTGCAAGCGCAGCGTCGGCGAATATCTCAGGGAGAACGTGTACGTCACGACGAGCGGGAATTTCAGAACCCAGACTCTGTTGTCCACGATGCTGGAAATGGGCAGTGACCGGATCATGTATTCGGTCGACTATCCGTTCGAAACGCATGATGAAGCATCCACGTGGTTCGACACGTGCTCGATCAGCGAAACTGACCGTGTGAAGATTGGACGGGAAAACGCACGACGTCTGTTCGGTCTTGAATGA
- a CDS encoding aldehyde dehydrogenase family protein, translating into MDGKTHDVCSVLNDSENRRNSMSVTDLAPADVWRDKIYSGGWKTGSAGTIPVTEKATGTELGSIGCASAADVSAAAAIAKDAQSAWAARPGPQRGDILREVVRLLQVHREEIALQIVRETGSIRQKGQMEVQMAIREILEAAALSSQPSGMITASDVKGRHSIARRIPLGVVGVITPWNSPFILAARAIAPALATGNAVLLKPDPQSSVSGGVLYARLFEAAGLPEGLLHVLPGGAETGDALVRDPLVNMISFTGSTRVGQAIGAVAGGLLKRANLELGGKNPYIVLDDVDVEAAASAGAWGSYLHQGQVCMAVGRHLVHERVAEAYIESLVRKTEALLVGDPFKGNVHLGPIVNERQAANVDRIVADSVSKGAKILAGGTRNGLFFRPTVMVDVAPGMPVFEEEIFGPVAAVTVFRNDDEAVALANQTRYGLVAAVASADLRRAQRIADRLHAGIVHINDQTIMHEVFGPMGGLGLSGNGQNYSTLTNADQFTEWQWVTSRADLPAYPF; encoded by the coding sequence TTGGACGGGAAAACGCACGACGTCTGTTCGGTCTTGAATGATTCGGAAAACAGGAGAAACAGTATGTCAGTGACAGACCTGGCGCCGGCAGATGTGTGGCGCGACAAGATTTACAGCGGCGGCTGGAAAACCGGAAGCGCGGGTACGATCCCGGTGACGGAGAAAGCGACTGGCACGGAGCTGGGCTCGATCGGCTGCGCCTCCGCCGCCGACGTGTCCGCTGCCGCCGCGATCGCCAAAGACGCGCAATCTGCCTGGGCCGCAAGACCCGGTCCTCAGCGTGGGGATATTTTGCGGGAGGTCGTCCGCTTGCTGCAGGTTCATCGCGAGGAGATCGCCCTTCAGATTGTTCGCGAGACCGGGTCGATACGGCAGAAAGGGCAGATGGAAGTGCAGATGGCGATCCGGGAGATTCTCGAGGCTGCTGCGTTGAGCAGCCAGCCATCGGGCATGATTACGGCGAGCGACGTGAAGGGGCGGCATAGCATCGCGCGCAGAATTCCCCTCGGCGTGGTCGGCGTCATCACACCATGGAATTCGCCGTTCATCCTGGCGGCACGTGCCATCGCGCCGGCGCTTGCGACCGGCAACGCGGTGCTGCTCAAGCCCGATCCTCAATCTTCAGTCAGCGGTGGGGTCCTGTATGCGCGGCTGTTCGAGGCTGCGGGGTTGCCCGAGGGCTTATTGCATGTCCTTCCAGGTGGTGCGGAAACGGGCGACGCCCTGGTCCGGGATCCGCTTGTCAACATGATCAGCTTCACGGGATCCACGCGAGTGGGACAGGCGATCGGCGCCGTAGCGGGCGGCCTGCTCAAGCGGGCGAACCTCGAACTCGGCGGCAAGAATCCCTACATCGTGCTGGATGACGTCGATGTCGAGGCCGCGGCGAGCGCCGGGGCATGGGGATCCTATTTGCATCAAGGGCAGGTCTGCATGGCTGTGGGCCGGCATCTTGTTCATGAGCGCGTTGCCGAGGCCTACATTGAAAGCCTCGTGCGGAAAACCGAAGCGCTATTGGTTGGCGATCCCTTCAAGGGCAATGTCCACTTAGGTCCCATCGTCAATGAACGGCAGGCTGCGAACGTCGATCGCATCGTCGCGGACTCGGTAAGCAAGGGGGCAAAGATCCTCGCCGGTGGGACGCGCAACGGGTTGTTTTTCAGACCGACCGTCATGGTAGACGTCGCGCCGGGAATGCCCGTGTTTGAGGAAGAGATATTCGGCCCCGTCGCCGCAGTGACCGTCTTCAGGAACGACGATGAAGCGGTAGCGCTCGCCAATCAGACCCGCTATGGCCTGGTCGCGGCCGTGGCATCTGCCGATCTGCGTCGAGCCCAGCGAATCGCGGATCGGCTGCACGCCGGCATCGTCCACATCAACGACCAGACGATCATGCACGAGGTGTTTGGGCCGATGGGCGGTCTGGGGCTGTCGGGCAATGGACAGAACTACAGCACGTTGACCAATGCGGACCAGTTCACGGAATGGCAGTGGGTAACGAGCCGCGCGGACCTTCCGGCTTACCCGTTCTAG
- a CDS encoding MFS transporter codes for MTPDIVHRVEETPASTVDIAALIDSQPLSTFQKWIMVMIGGSVVMDGFDVQIMGFVAPAIVRAWGIDPAELGPIFGAGLLGMLAGSIVFGAMADRVGRRPVLIGATIFYGLCMLATTLVQSVPEFLVLRFLTGFGIGGVVGNAVALVSEYSPRKHRASLMAWVSCGFTGGAIAGGLLCATMLPSMGWRSVFLVGGILPLIIAVSMVRYLPESLQFLVARQRSPERVARWLGRIAPNVHVGQGTRFAVHGQPQAKASFRELFRHGRSTTTLLLWGINFANLLDLFFLSNWLPMLSLRVGHGVSTAVLIGTSLQVGGMAGALLLGPLMDRFGFYRVLAFSFLVATCSISSVGLPDLSTGLRYAVVLISGICIVGGQPAINALTATHYPTSLRATGVGWSLGIGRAGSIVGPVLAGQLIRLQWSNTALFVAAAVPALASCLMLVFLGRAVGRNRSDCVEC; via the coding sequence TTGACCCCCGATATTGTGCACCGAGTAGAAGAGACGCCTGCTTCGACCGTCGACATTGCCGCGCTGATCGACAGCCAGCCGCTGAGCACCTTCCAGAAATGGATCATGGTCATGATCGGCGGCTCGGTGGTGATGGACGGGTTCGACGTGCAGATCATGGGGTTTGTCGCACCTGCGATTGTCCGTGCGTGGGGCATCGATCCGGCCGAGCTCGGTCCCATTTTCGGCGCCGGCCTGCTGGGCATGCTCGCGGGCTCCATCGTTTTCGGCGCCATGGCTGACCGGGTGGGGCGCCGGCCGGTGCTCATCGGCGCGACCATTTTCTACGGGCTATGCATGCTCGCCACCACCCTGGTTCAGAGCGTGCCGGAATTTCTTGTCCTTCGTTTCCTGACCGGCTTCGGAATCGGTGGCGTGGTGGGTAACGCGGTCGCGCTGGTCAGCGAATACAGTCCGCGGAAACATCGGGCGTCGCTGATGGCATGGGTCTCGTGCGGTTTCACGGGTGGAGCAATTGCTGGAGGGCTTCTCTGCGCAACCATGCTGCCGTCGATGGGCTGGAGGTCGGTGTTCCTCGTTGGGGGCATATTGCCGCTGATCATTGCCGTCTCGATGGTCAGGTATCTGCCGGAGTCGCTCCAGTTTCTGGTGGCCAGACAGCGCAGCCCGGAAAGGGTCGCTCGGTGGCTTGGGCGAATCGCACCGAACGTCCATGTCGGGCAGGGGACCCGCTTTGCCGTTCATGGGCAGCCCCAGGCGAAGGCCTCGTTTCGCGAGCTGTTTCGCCATGGCCGTAGTACGACTACGCTGTTGCTATGGGGTATCAACTTCGCAAACCTGCTCGATCTGTTTTTCCTGTCCAACTGGCTTCCGATGCTTTCATTGCGAGTCGGTCACGGCGTGTCGACGGCTGTGCTCATCGGTACATCGTTGCAGGTTGGCGGTATGGCGGGTGCGCTATTGCTGGGCCCGCTGATGGATCGCTTCGGCTTCTATCGCGTCCTGGCATTCAGCTTTCTGGTGGCGACGTGTTCGATATCGTCCGTGGGTCTTCCGGATCTATCAACGGGGTTGCGCTATGCCGTTGTGCTGATAAGTGGAATCTGCATTGTGGGTGGGCAACCAGCCATCAATGCGTTGACCGCGACGCACTATCCCACCTCGCTGCGAGCGACCGGAGTCGGATGGAGTCTGGGGATCGGCCGCGCGGGTTCCATCGTCGGTCCTGTCCTGGCGGGACAACTGATCAGGCTCCAATGGTCGAATACCGCGTTGTTTGTCGCGGCTGCGGTGCCTGCACTGGCTTCATGCCTGATGCTTGTTTTTCTTGGCCGTGCCGTGGGGAGAAACCGGTCCGATTGTGTCGAGTGCTAG
- a CDS encoding BON domain-containing protein: protein MKYKTTLCALVGWLSTIAPAQEPASGAIAQNGAAVTGDASQSGVSKKAERAANHLFARNVHLALNRTKGLEGADIAVFANSRTGEVILGGFIESQDQERIATEAAGKVAGVKSVTSKIVVRPAL, encoded by the coding sequence ATGAAATATAAAACGACGTTGTGTGCGCTGGTGGGATGGCTCTCGACGATTGCGCCTGCTCAGGAACCGGCATCCGGTGCGATCGCGCAAAACGGCGCAGCAGTGACTGGTGACGCGTCGCAGTCCGGCGTTTCGAAGAAAGCGGAGCGCGCCGCAAACCACTTGTTTGCGCGGAACGTGCACCTTGCGTTGAACAGGACGAAGGGCCTCGAAGGTGCGGATATCGCGGTTTTTGCGAATTCGCGAACAGGTGAGGTGATTCTGGGCGGATTTATCGAAAGCCAGGACCAGGAGCGCATTGCAACGGAGGCCGCCGGCAAGGTAGCAGGCGTCAAGTCGGTCACCAGCAAAATTGTTGTGCGGCCAGCGCTTTAG
- a CDS encoding FAD-dependent monooxygenase gives METQVIIVGAGPVGLTLAIDLGRRGIACVLVEQKAEPQFLPKMERCNARTMEIFRRLGLADRIRAAGMPDDVPMDVQIIRSMTEPPILRLPYPSVAQARTLTRECRDGGLPLEPYQLISQYTLEPLLLEVAEQSPTVTVMRSTTFMEFTGQDDGVLVMLNDVDGVRRTLKGAYLVGCDGGASRVRKQLGIRLAGEGDIARLRQGLFYCEQLYERLPISNGPSRGRHYLVVGGPPTFMIMQDSTRHWTVHSAVESDDEMRRMFERIVDVALPYEMLYCAEWRQNLLLAERYGEGRVFLAGDAVHLVIPTGGLGMNTGVGDATDLAWKLAATLQGWGGPGLLASYEAERRQIGERVVGASRYASLGYRAWLAEVRPEIGDDTPAGSAARAHLVEVANVQQRKSNEMIGAELGYRYVDSPIIDNVPGGPQHDLRAYVPTTWPGARLPHMWLRDGSAIQDRLRPDRYTLIDVAGGHDAGPLLTAFKVLGAPLDVLVAQDCALRAVYERDLVLVRPDMHVAWRGDRLPQAADDLAARVVGHDNLNNAFGSISHR, from the coding sequence TTGGAAACGCAAGTCATCATTGTTGGGGCTGGGCCGGTAGGGCTGACGCTTGCGATCGACCTCGGCAGGCGTGGCATAGCGTGTGTGCTCGTCGAGCAAAAGGCGGAGCCCCAGTTTCTGCCGAAAATGGAGCGTTGCAACGCACGGACAATGGAGATATTTCGGCGGCTGGGACTTGCGGATCGTATCCGGGCCGCCGGCATGCCAGACGACGTCCCCATGGACGTCCAGATCATCCGCTCCATGACGGAGCCGCCGATCCTGCGCCTGCCCTATCCCTCGGTGGCGCAAGCGCGCACACTCACGCGCGAGTGCCGTGACGGTGGCCTGCCACTCGAGCCGTATCAGCTCATCTCCCAGTACACACTGGAGCCACTCCTTCTGGAGGTGGCCGAACAATCGCCGACGGTCACGGTGATGCGCAGCACGACGTTTATGGAATTCACCGGGCAGGACGATGGTGTTTTAGTGATGCTCAATGATGTCGACGGCGTGAGACGAACATTGAAGGGCGCCTATCTCGTGGGCTGCGACGGTGGCGCGAGCCGCGTACGTAAGCAACTGGGCATTCGCCTCGCGGGCGAAGGCGACATTGCACGGCTGAGGCAGGGCCTGTTTTATTGCGAGCAACTCTACGAGCGGCTGCCGATAAGCAACGGGCCGAGCCGGGGGCGGCACTATCTGGTGGTGGGCGGACCGCCTACCTTCATGATCATGCAGGACTCGACGCGGCACTGGACGGTCCACTCCGCCGTCGAGAGCGATGATGAGATGCGGCGGATGTTCGAGCGGATCGTCGACGTTGCGCTGCCCTATGAGATGTTGTATTGCGCGGAATGGCGGCAGAACCTGTTGCTGGCCGAACGCTATGGAGAGGGGCGCGTGTTCCTCGCCGGCGATGCAGTGCATCTCGTGATTCCCACGGGCGGCCTCGGCATGAACACCGGCGTTGGCGACGCCACCGATCTGGCCTGGAAACTGGCTGCCACGCTGCAAGGGTGGGGCGGACCAGGCTTGCTGGCCTCCTACGAAGCCGAACGGCGCCAGATTGGCGAGCGGGTCGTCGGCGCATCGCGCTATGCGTCGCTTGGGTACCGTGCGTGGCTGGCGGAGGTGCGTCCTGAGATCGGAGACGACACACCTGCAGGTTCGGCTGCTCGCGCCCACCTTGTCGAGGTGGCGAACGTGCAGCAGCGCAAGTCGAACGAAATGATCGGCGCGGAGCTGGGCTATCGGTATGTGGATTCGCCCATTATCGACAATGTGCCGGGCGGCCCGCAGCACGATCTGCGTGCCTATGTTCCCACGACCTGGCCGGGCGCGCGGCTTCCCCATATGTGGCTTCGCGATGGAAGCGCCATCCAGGATCGGCTGCGGCCGGACCGCTACACGTTGATCGACGTTGCGGGTGGACACGATGCGGGCCCGCTTCTCACCGCGTTCAAAGTGCTCGGCGCGCCACTCGATGTGCTCGTGGCCCAGGATTGCGCGCTTCGCGCCGTCTATGAGCGCGACCTCGTTCTGGTTCGGCCCGACATGCATGTCGCGTGGCGCGGCGACCGGCTCCCGCAGGCCGCCGATGATCTCGCGGCGAGGGTGGTCGGACATGACAACCTGAATAACGCATTCGGTTCAATCAGCCACCGCTGA
- a CDS encoding porin, whose amino-acid sequence MSARLNRARGDHSWRRLFLWTFSSLAACAPGVSHAQSSVTLYGVIDTGVEYVTNIGSQKSSSVHVPSLTASLPSLWGLRGKEDLGGGLSAVFVLESGFAPGTGSLNQGGRLFGRQAYVGLSGQWGKLTVGRQYSQIFWATLTGDTLAPNIYAAADLDPYLTQPRADNSITYTFTSAGLTAAASYSFGRDAVDSAPAGGCAGQSPTDWRACKSISAMLKYDAGRWGAAAAFDRNYGGGGTGSALPLSSQTDTRALIDGYVKFGNATFGAGFQHRINHGAQTPTISDATSNYWWIGGSYLPIPTIGLDAQFGRITVGSHDAGGSVIAARVMYFLSKTTSVYVTAGHVFNERKANFSIDGGVIPPASTPLPGVDQTGALVGIRHLF is encoded by the coding sequence ATGAGTGCACGCTTGAATCGGGCCAGAGGTGATCATTCATGGCGCCGGCTATTTTTGTGGACGTTTTCGTCGCTTGCGGCATGTGCGCCGGGTGTATCGCATGCGCAAAGCTCTGTCACCCTGTATGGGGTCATCGATACGGGCGTGGAGTATGTGACGAACATCGGTTCCCAAAAATCCAGCTCTGTGCACGTGCCGTCTCTCACGGCTTCTCTACCCTCATTGTGGGGCCTGCGCGGCAAGGAGGATCTCGGTGGCGGTCTGAGTGCGGTCTTTGTGCTGGAGTCGGGCTTTGCGCCGGGAACGGGTTCGCTGAATCAGGGCGGGCGTCTTTTTGGCAGGCAGGCCTACGTCGGGCTCTCGGGGCAGTGGGGGAAGCTCACCGTCGGGCGGCAATACTCGCAAATCTTCTGGGCGACATTGACGGGCGACACGCTGGCTCCGAACATCTATGCCGCCGCCGATCTGGATCCCTACCTGACCCAGCCGCGGGCGGATAATTCGATTACCTATACCTTCACGTCAGCGGGGCTGACGGCGGCCGCGTCCTATTCGTTCGGACGCGACGCGGTGGACAGTGCGCCGGCCGGAGGGTGCGCTGGCCAATCGCCGACCGACTGGCGGGCCTGCAAGTCCATATCCGCCATGTTGAAATACGACGCGGGGAGGTGGGGCGCGGCGGCGGCGTTCGATCGCAACTACGGTGGGGGTGGCACGGGTTCAGCGCTGCCACTTAGTTCGCAGACCGATACACGCGCTCTCATCGATGGCTACGTGAAGTTCGGCAACGCAACTTTCGGCGCGGGATTCCAGCACCGGATCAATCACGGAGCGCAGACACCGACCATTTCCGACGCGACCAGCAACTACTGGTGGATCGGTGGATCCTATCTGCCGATTCCAACGATTGGTCTTGACGCGCAATTCGGCCGCATCACGGTCGGCAGTCACGATGCGGGGGGCTCTGTGATCGCGGCACGCGTGATGTACTTCCTGTCCAAGACCACCTCGGTGTATGTCACCGCAGGGCACGTATTCAACGAGCGCAAGGCGAATTTCTCGATTGACGGTGGCGTGATTCCGCCTGCTTCGACGCCATTGCCAGGGGTGGATCAAACCGGTGCGTTGGTGGGGATTCGCCACCTGTTCTAA
- a CDS encoding YceI family protein encodes MRKQLLAAAIAALAAGASFSAVSAGTTYQLDPTHTYPSFEADHFGGISIWRGKFKKSSGTVTIDRETRTGTLDATIDMTSVDTGNDAMNTELKGPKFFDVNQFPIAVYKGTSMKFNGDVPVEVIGELNLHGVTKPLNLKVESFRCFQNPLLKREVCGTESTATFDRSDFGVDLGKTYGFRMQTVLHIQAEGIRQ; translated from the coding sequence ATGAGGAAGCAACTTCTGGCGGCGGCGATCGCCGCTCTGGCAGCAGGCGCATCGTTCAGCGCGGTGTCTGCGGGAACCACGTACCAACTGGACCCGACCCACACGTACCCCAGCTTTGAAGCGGATCACTTTGGCGGCATCTCGATCTGGCGCGGCAAGTTCAAAAAGAGCAGCGGCACGGTGACGATCGATCGCGAGACCAGAACTGGCACGCTGGACGCGACCATCGACATGACCTCGGTGGATACCGGCAACGATGCGATGAATACGGAATTGAAGGGTCCGAAATTCTTCGATGTCAATCAGTTTCCCATCGCTGTCTATAAGGGCACGTCGATGAAGTTCAATGGCGATGTTCCGGTCGAAGTGATCGGCGAGTTGAACCTGCACGGTGTGACGAAGCCGCTGAACCTGAAGGTCGAATCGTTCAGGTGCTTTCAGAACCCGTTGCTCAAGCGCGAAGTGTGCGGCACGGAGTCGACGGCGACTTTTGACCGGTCGGATTTCGGCGTGGACCTGGGCAAGACTTACGGCTTCAGGATGCAAACGGTGCTGCATATCCAGGCTGAAGGTATCAGGCAGTGA
- a CDS encoding substrate-binding domain-containing protein, producing MRGLLLAWACACMPSVVAAQGLLPAPVPEASVAARNYVDEAKRVVDAAAQPATPWNGPRDGPRAQPGKRIAVVALDLRNGGILGVVDGVLEAAKVIGWSAKIFDAGGMPDLRLPTLANALASHPDGLIIVGDDVRALLPALRPFSAQNIPIVGWHVAGRAGAVPGTPVAMNVSTDPLEVARVTALAAIAQSGGRAGVVIFTDSGFRIAQDKANAMAAAVRACSGCTLLEVCDVPLSRSQQLMPGITRSLLARYGRRWTHALAINDIYFDYAAPVLTQAGLPDTAMAMLSAGDGSESAFLRIRARTFQTGTVAEPLNLHGWQLVDEMNRLFAGQSVTGYVFPVHLVTAGNMAADGGDRLLYDPADGYRDIYRRIWERP from the coding sequence ATGAGGGGCTTGCTTCTGGCGTGGGCATGCGCGTGCATGCCGTCGGTTGTCGCGGCGCAGGGTTTGTTGCCTGCCCCCGTGCCTGAAGCCTCGGTTGCCGCGAGGAACTATGTGGACGAGGCGAAGCGTGTCGTCGATGCTGCGGCGCAACCGGCTACGCCCTGGAACGGACCACGTGACGGACCACGCGCGCAGCCTGGGAAACGCATCGCGGTCGTCGCCCTGGATTTGCGCAATGGCGGCATCCTCGGTGTGGTCGACGGCGTGCTGGAGGCCGCCAAAGTCATCGGCTGGAGCGCGAAGATATTCGACGCTGGCGGCATGCCGGATCTGCGGCTGCCGACGCTGGCCAACGCGCTGGCCAGCCATCCGGACGGTCTGATTATCGTCGGCGACGACGTGCGTGCCCTGCTGCCCGCGCTGCGGCCTTTTTCTGCGCAGAACATTCCGATCGTCGGCTGGCACGTCGCGGGCCGCGCCGGCGCGGTGCCTGGCACGCCTGTGGCGATGAACGTCTCGACGGATCCGCTCGAGGTCGCGCGCGTCACCGCGCTGGCGGCCATCGCGCAGTCCGGCGGACGCGCAGGAGTCGTCATCTTCACCGACAGCGGTTTCCGGATCGCGCAAGACAAGGCGAACGCAATGGCCGCCGCCGTGCGTGCGTGTAGTGGCTGCACCTTGCTCGAAGTGTGCGACGTTCCCCTCTCGCGCAGCCAGCAACTCATGCCCGGCATAACGCGCAGCTTGCTCGCGCGTTATGGCAGACGCTGGACGCATGCGTTGGCAATCAACGACATTTACTTTGACTACGCCGCCCCCGTACTGACCCAGGCGGGATTGCCGGACACCGCCATGGCGATGCTGTCGGCCGGCGACGGGAGCGAGTCCGCCTTCCTGCGCATCCGGGCGCGCACATTCCAGACGGGCACAGTGGCTGAGCCCCTGAATCTGCACGGCTGGCAACTGGTCGATGAAATGAACAGACTCTTCGCAGGGCAAAGCGTCACGGGTTACGTGTTTCCGGTGCATCTCGTGACGGCAGGCAACATGGCTGCGGACGGCGGCGATCGTTTGCTCTACGACCCCGCCGACGGCTATCGCGACATCTATCGCCGCATCTGGGAGCGCCCGTGA